A window of the Oncorhynchus mykiss isolate Arlee chromosome 15, USDA_OmykA_1.1, whole genome shotgun sequence genome harbors these coding sequences:
- the zbed4 gene encoding zinc finger BED domain-containing protein 4: MDGEEDLSLKSEEDVVDSETNGIENKKREAKGTCLKIEGQDGYVFKSYSIAPHDTADAKASCPSKTLAKDSSPVASIHEEEPDNLSISQVDGQFKMNGSVNETGEACDKPNSLRPTSPAISNKSRNLNTEVKIENDTSEHIEEEDPNSMEEGTQEDERLSYDSSVGPFVTRDNTDDYSSMLSGYTSTLYDVAMDAVTQSLLSSMRSPANANPRKKSPAWNHFCISPRDSTKAICMYCMKEFSRGKNEKDLSTSCLMRHVRRAHPTVLLQDGDLSSNTLTASAASSVISPSNNGSLAASITTPAARKNSSPSTSSAEGSDISSSKEVLPKLEPKLEQGAKNDTGTVSSSHSNNNHEEAMDGGGSERLAATPKNSSSRRRSAVWKHFYLSPADSSKAVCIHCMNEFSRGKNGKDLGTSCLIRHMWRAHREIVIEENGQGSNIPPPYTNPPTLLSRSQLHQDSVVDIKKESLFAPFSPETISDEVPHNEDESMDVKESNTINQLEQDSSLNLYFGLRDEDVPLPSSPCDLSLEGSGLKEDPASSIFQQNKKIMKRVKSEVWHHFIVSPGDQLKALCRYCPCVISRGKRGDFGTSCLMRHLMRRHPDVLKNQKSTNDKDSSPHPYAILSAAEAVPAKLTNSPAKEKKPHNSVFSKKTSKLWNHFSISPSDPTKVVCLHCSRTISRGKKTTNLGTSCLFRHMQRFHGNVLESNSTISGDVPSAEIHVKHELMDTSVYDENCERFDDYHPVAKKITKLVAEMLALDLQPSALVENTGLNRLLEYLQPQYSLPSSSYFTSIAIPDMYERVKEVVLTHLKEAESGIVHFTTSIWVTSQTREFLTLTAHWVSYESCVRPQGEDFHCSALLSVSQIDCDHDMLNIQKQLEYFWDTWISSLGLKKGFTVTDNNAIANVLEDNDHVIVQCFGHTIDLIVSEAIKSQRMVQNLLSIARKICERVYRSDKAKEKLAELQKVYQLPENCLIQDVPSKWRTSFFMLERLVEQKKAVDEMSIECNFREMISCDQWEVMQSVCNALKPFEVACREMSNRTATLGQVIPLIHILNRKIDMLFDETMGIDNMLKSLKEAMVSRMSSTLRNPRYTWATMLDPRYKASLFTEEEAEQCKQDLISELQVSLSTSIETKPSLSNGCGGEVPASSNGSPSNNKDNLWALMDDIRHKIKQEDKPKSSELAVLEYLEEDILDQSCDPLDYWNLKKLLWPDLAKVAVRYVGCPPSIVPAEILFSTASVNCTLNQPMPLLENMEGLLFLKVNLPLIYYQH, from the coding sequence ATGGATGGAGAGGAAGACCTCTCTCTTAAGAGTGAAGAAGATGTAGTAGATTCAGAAACTAATGGCATAGAAAACAAGAAAAGAGAGGCGAAAGGAACATGTCTAAAAATTGAGGGGCAAGATGGCTACGTGTTTAAATCATACAGCATTGCCCCCCATGACACTGCAGATGCAAAGGCCTCCTGTCCATCTAAAACACTGGCTAAAGACTCTTCCCCTGTGGCTTCAATTCACGAGGAGGAACCAGACAATTTATCTATTTCTCAGGTTGATGGACAATTTAAAATGAATGGGTCTGTCAATGAAACAGGTGAGGCGTGTGACAAACCTAATTCTCTTAGGCCTACTTCTCCAGCCATTTCAAACAAAAGCCGAAATCTAAACACTGAGGTCAAGATAGAAAATGACACATCTGAACATATTGAGGAAGAGGATCCAAATAGTATGGAGGAGGGGACCCAAGAGGATGAAAGGTTATCATATGATAGTTCTGTAGGCCCCTTTGTTACTAGAGACAATACAGATGATTACAGTAGTATGCTTAGTGGGTACACAAGCACTCTTTATGATGTTGCGATGGATGCTGTCACTCAAAGCCTATTGTCATCCATGAGAAGTCCCGCTAATGCTAATCCCAGGAAGAAATCCCCTGCCTGGAACCATTTCTGCATATCTCCACGTGATAGTACCAAAGCaatctgtatgtactgtatgaaaGAGTTCAGTCGAGGTAAGAACGAGAAGGACCTCAGTACAAGTTGTTTAATGCGGCACGTACGAAGGGCTCACCCCACTGTGCTTTTACAAGATGGCGACCTCTCCTCAAATACTCTGACTGCTTCTGCTGCCTCATCGGTAATATCCCCCTCAAATAACGGAAGCCTGGCAGCTAGCATTACTACTCCCGCCGCACGAAAGAACTCCTCACCGTCCACCTCTTCAGCAGAGGGCTCTGATATATCATCATCCAAAGAAGTGTTACCAAAACTCGAACCAAAACTAGAACAGGGTGCCAAAAACGACACTGGCACAGTCTCATCCTCACATTCCAACAACAACCATGAAGAAGCGATGGATGGAGGTGGGTCTGAGCGCCTCGCTGCAACTCCTAAAAACTCAAGTTCTCGTAGAAGATCAGCTGTGTGGAAGCATTTCTACCTGTCACCTGCTGACAGTTCCAAAGCAGTGTGTATACACTGCATGAATGAATTTAGCAGGGGTAAAAATGGAAAGGACTTGGGCACTAGCTGTCTGATTCGCCATATGTGGAGAGCCCACAGAGAAATTGTCATTGAAGAAAATGGACAGGGCTCCAACATCCCACCACCATATACAAACCCACCAACGCTATTGTCTCGCTCTCAGCTGCATCAGGACTCAGTAGTGGACATTAAAAAAGAATCCCTCTTCGCTCCATTCTCCCCAGAAACAATATCTGACGAAGTGCCCCATAACGAAGATGAAAGCATGGATGTGAAGGAGTCTAACACAATAAACCAATTGGAACAGGATTCCTCCCTCAATCTGTACTTTGGACTTCGAGATGAGGATGTTCCTTTACCTTCCTCACCGTGCGATCTGTCCCTTGAGGGCTCAGGCCTGAAAGAGGATCCGGCAAGTTCAATCttccaacaaaacaaaaaaataatgaaacGGGTGAAATCCGAAGTGTGGCACCATTTCATCGTCTCTCCAGGGGATCAGCTTAAAGCCCTCTGTCGATACTGCCCCTGTGTCATCAGCCGGGGGAAACGGGGCGACTTCGGAACCAGCTGTTTGATGAGGCATCTAATGAGAAGGCACCCTGATGTCCTCAAAAACCAAAAAAGTACAAATGATAAGGACTCCTCACCTCATCCCTACGCTATTCTTTCTGCCGCTGAGGCTGTTCCAGCCAAACTGACTAACAGCCCCGCTAAAGAGAAAAAGCCACATAACTCTGTGTTCAGTAAAAAGACATCAAAGTTGTGGAATCATTTTTCTATTTCCCCTTCCGATCCCACTAAGGTGGTTTGTTTGCACTGTAGCCGCACAATAAGTCGGGGCAAAAAGACGACAAACCTCGGAACTAGTTGTTTATTTAGGCACATGCAGAGATTTCATGGAAATGTTCTTGAAAGTAACAGTACTATCTCAGGTGATGTGCCGTCTGCTGAAATTCACGTTAAACACGAACTCATGGACACTTCTGTGTATGACGAAAACTGTGAAAGATTTGATGACTACCATCCGGTTGCCAAAAAAATCACCAAACTCGTTGCCGAAATGCTTGCACTGGATCTTCAGCCATCAGCCCTAGTAGAGAACACTGGTTTGAACCGACTACTGGAGTACCTTCAACCTCAATattctctaccctcctcttcatATTTCACCAGCATTGCCATACCAGACATGtatgagagggtgaaggaggTTGTTCTCACACACCTGAAAGAGGCTGAGAGTGGTATCGTCCATTTCACAACAAGCATCTGGGTCACTAGCCAGACTCGGGAATTTCTGACTCTTACTGCCCACTGGGTTTCATACGAATCATGTGTTAGACCTCAGGGCGAGGACTTtcactgctctgctctcctcagtGTGTCACAGATAGACTGTGACCATGACATGCTCAATATACAGAAGCAGCTCGAATACTTCTGGGACACCTGGATCAGCTCCTTAGGGCTGAAGAAAGGATTTACTGTAACCGACAACAATGCCATTGCAAACGTCCTGGAGGACAACGACCATGTCATCGTGCAATGCTTTGGACACACCATAGACCTAATTGTGAGCGAAGCCATAAAGAGTCAGAGGATGGTTCAGAACCTTCTCAGCATCGCTCGGAAGATCTGTGAGCGAGTGTATCGCTCAGACAAAGCAAAGGAAAAGTTGGCTGAACTGCAGAAGGTTTACCAGTTACCTGAAAATTGCCTCATCCAGGACGTTCCCTCAAAATGGAGGACATCCTTCTTCATGCTTGAACGTCTGGTGGAACAAAAGAAAGCGGTCGACGAGATGTCGATAGAGTGCAACTTCAGGGAAATGATCAGTTGCGACCAATGGGAAGTGATGCAGTCGGTGTGCAATGCGTTGAAGCCCTTCGAAGTGGCCTGCAGGGAGATGAGCAATCGCACTGCTACTCTGGGTCAAGTCATACCACTGATACATATCCTCAACCGAAAGATAGACATGCTCTTCGACGAGACGATGGGCATCGACAACATGCTCAAGTCTCTGAAGGAAGCGATGGTGAGTAGGATGTCATCAACCCTACGCAACCCCAGGTACACTTGGGCGACAATGTTGGACCCGCGGTACAAGGCTTCCTTGTTCACGGAGGAAGAGGCGGAGCAATGCAAACAAGACCTCATCAGTGAACTTCAGGTGTCCCTTTCTACCTCAATTGagacaaagccttcactatccaACGGCTGTGGTGGAGAGGTCCCAGCGTCATCAAATGGCTCTCCCTCAAACAACAAGGACAACCTCTGGGCACTCATGGATGACATCAGACACAAGATAAAACAGGAGGACAAGCCAAAATCATCAGAGCTGGCAGTGCTGGAATACTTGGAGGAGGACATACTTGATCAAAGCTGTGATCCACTGGACTATTGGAACCTGAAGAAGTTACTGTGGCCTGACCTTGCCAAAGTTGCTGTCCGCTACGTGGGCTGCCctcccagcattgtcccagcagAGATTCTGTTCAGCACAGCCAGTGTGAACTGCACTCTGAATCAGCCCATGCCATTACTAGAAAACATGGAGGGGCTGCTCTTTCTAAAGGTCAACCTACCGTTAATTTATTATCAGCACTGA